From the Thomasclavelia ramosa DSM 1402 genome, the window CGATTAATGTTACCTTGATACCCCAATTTGACATAGCTGCTGCATATTCTATCTGCTGATAAACAATTCATACATGTCCCTGTTTTAGTACATGGTGTTTTTTTATTTAAACGAACAGCATTTGCGGGAGCACTAATTGATTTAATGTGATTGATTGCTTCTTCTTCACTATCAAAAATCTTATTTTTCCCAGCGATTACAACAACTTCTTTTGGACCATAGATCATAGCTGCAACACGATTTCCATTTCCATCAACATTGTATAAACATCCATTTGTAGTTAGAGCATTTGTGCTCGTTATAAATAAATCGCTAGTAAAAGCTTTTCTGAATATTTCCTGCATTTGTTCTCGCTCTAATCCCTCTTGATAGCGATCATGCAATAAAACATCAGATTGATGAATTAAATCAATTACTCCTGTTTCAAATAAAGTCATCGAACCACCTAAGGCAACTGTTTTGTGATTACATAAATATTTTTTTAAATAATTATGTAATTGTTCAAAGTTATCAACAAAAGTAATTTGCATATTATTTTGTTCAAACGCTTTGATCATCCCATCTTGTTTAATTTTAATAATAGTTCCTAAATTTTTATCCATAATGTAAGTCCTTTCATTGGTTATCTATTTATAATTATATTATTTGTCAATCAAGAAATCAATAAAGCTAAATGATAAACAATAAAAGCAACTACGTAAGCAATTCCTGTTTGATAACCTGCTGTCAAGATTGCCTGTAGCCAAGAACCAAGTTCTCGTTTTGTTGCCGCAAAAGCAGCCACACAAGGCATATATAATACTGTAAAGGTTAAAAAAGCAAATGCACTTGCTGGTGTAAGTAAAGTATTCAAAGCATGATATAAAGCATCCGGGCTACTTGAATTAGTAAGGACAGATAAGGTTGAGACAACCGATTCTTTTGCTGTTATTCCAGTAATCAAAGATGTCGATAAGCGCCAATCAGAAAATCCTAAAGGTGCAAAAATAAATGATAGTTTATTTCCGATGTAAGCTAAAATACTTTTTGAACTATCAGTGACCATTTCAAAACGAAAATTAAAGCTTTGTAAAAACCAAATTAATAAAGATGCAATAAAAATAATTGTAAAAGCTTTTTTTAAAAAATCCTTTGCTTTCTCCCACATATGCATAATCACATTTTTAGCTGTTGGGATTCGGTAACTTGGTAATTCCATTACAAAAGGAATTGGATCACCAGGGAAAATTGTCGCTTTTAATAATAATGCAGAAAAAATTGCAACTAAAATTCCAATACAATATATAGTAATCATCACCAGTGGGGCTTTCGTACTAAAAAAAGCTGCAATTATCATCCCATATATTGGCAATTTAGCACTGCATGACATAAATGGTGTCACAATAATTGTCATTTTACGATCACGTTGAGACGATAATGTTCGTGAAGCCATAATTGCAGGTACAGAACACCCAAATCCAATTAACATCGGAACAAAAGATTTACCAGATAAACCTATTTTTCTTAACAGCTTATCCATTACAAAAGCTACCCGTGCCATATATCCGCTATCCTCTAACATCGATAGAAAAAAGAATAATACAACAATTAACGGCAAGAATGATAAAACACTTCCAACTCCAGCAATTACTCCATCTCGCAGTAGCGAAATTAGCCAAGGTGCAACTTGATGATTAGTTAAAAATGTAATAATCGTACTCCCGATAAAATCAACTGCTATTTCCATTAATGACTGTAACGGTGCACCAATAACATTAAAGGTCAGAAAGAAAATCATTAGCATAACGACAATGAAGATTGGTATTCCAAAATATTTATGAGTTAAAATAGAATCTATTTTTTCAGAACGTACTTGACCCGCAGTTTCTTGCTCTTTAAAAACAGTTTGTCGTGTGATATTTTCAATTACTTGATAGCGCATATCCACTAAGGCCGCATCTTTATCCAAGCCTTCCTTTTCTTCCATATCCTCAATAATATGTTTAATAATATGGAGTTGCTGAACATCAAGATGTAATTGCCTGATAATATCTTTATCACCCTCAATAATTTTTGTAACGGCAAAACGTTTTGGTAGTTTTGCCTTAACTGCATTATCTTCAATCAAATGGGTTATTGAATGTATCGCTTTGTGAATCTCACCTGAACAAAGATCTAAATGTGAACAGTTATTTTCTTTTAGAGTTGTTTCAATAGCCTCGATCAATTCTTCAATTCCCTCATTTTTACTTGCTGATAACGGAATAACCCGTATTCCTAACGCCTGTTGTAATCCTTCTACATCAATGCTATTACCACTACTAATAACCTCATCCATCATATTCAGCGCCAAAATCATTGGAATATTTAATTCTAAAAGCTGCATTGTTAAATACAAATTACGTTCAATACTAGTCGCATCGATAATATTTATTATCATTGATGGTTTTTCTTTAATCAAAAAATCAGTTGAGACGATTTCTTCCATTGTATATGGTGTTAATGAATATATTCCTGGCAAATCAACTAATTTAATCGATGGATGTTTTTTAATAGTTCCAGATTTTTGTTCAACTGTTACACCTGGAAAATTACCAACATGCTGATTCGAACCAGTTAAAGCATTAAAAAGAGTTGTTTTACCACAATTCTGATTTCCAATTAAAGCTATTGTTTTAGTTGGCATCACTAATCACCTCTACTTCAATCATCGCTGCATCATCTTTACGAATCGTTAAAACATAACTTCGTAAATAAAGTTCAATAGGATCACCCATCGGTGCAATCTTGCGAACTTTTACAACTGTTTTTGGAGTCAATCCCATTTCCAACAAACGACGACGCAATAAGCCCTCTCCGTGAACAATCGTAACTTTCCCACTCATTCCTGGAATTAATTTATCTAGTGTCATGTTACTCCTCCTACAACCTATATTCTTCCAGATCATCAGGCACAAAGATATTTCCATTAAAATATTGCTTTGCTTCATCAGTGTACAATTTTTTACGATGACTAAGATTTTTTTCCTCAGTATGATATAAAATCAAATTCTTGATATTTAATGTTTGTGCTAGTTCGCTAGCTTCTCTTACTGTTGAATGATACTTTTCGTATGGCTTAAAAAAATCACGTTCTTGATATAAACAAAAAGCTTCACTTAATAACCATTTTGAATCAACAGCATATTGATAACATAATTCATTGAATGGCTCATCACCTAAACATGTCAATTTTCCATCATCTAATTCAATCGAAAAACCAAATTGTTTTGCTTTTGTTGAGTAAATATCAAAGAAAGTCACAAGATGTTCACAAATTGTGATTTTTTGTCCATCTTGTACTTCATTAATAAATATGCGCTCATCAATTAAATTATAGAGTTTCTCTTGTACTGTTAGTTTGATAATTGTTTTTATTGTAGAAACCAATTCATCATGACAGTATATGTTGAAGTTACCGTCATATTCACCACTTTTGATTTTGGTTGCAACCATTCTAAAAATCCATACTACTCCCAATACATGATCAGTGTGGCTATGCGTAACAATCATATTTGTTATTTGGGATAATTCAATCTTTGCCAGTTCAAGCTGCTTTAAAATACCATTTCCACCGCCGGCATCAACCAATAAATATTCATTTTTATTTTTCAAAGCAAAGCAAGTATTATAACAATTTTTTACACCTGCATTTCCTGTTCCTAATATAATTACCTTCTCCATAAATATCCTCCGCGCTAAATTATACACCATATCAAATAAAGTTTATAGACTCTAACTTTAAATTAAAGAAAATTAGGACCGGCTAACCAGTCCTAATCAATTATCGTAATATTCTCATTGAATTTAAGATTGCAATCAATGTTACTCCAACATCAGCAAACACACCCATCCACATATTGGCGTATCCAAACATTGTTAATAATAAGACTCCAATTTTAATAATCAATGTAAAAGTCACATTTTGTTTTAGAATTTTATTTGTTTTTTGTGAAATACAGATTGCTTCACCAATCGTAACAATATCATCATTCATCAATACAATATCAGCTGCTTCAATAGCGGCATCACTTCCAACACCACCCATAGCAATTCCCAAATCAGCTCGAGCTAGAACTGGTGCATCATTAATACCATCACCGACAAATGATAATTTTGCTCCCTGATTGATTAGAGTTTCTACTTGAATTACTTTATCTTGTGGCAACAACTCACTATAAACTGTGTCAATTCCAATTTTTTTAGCAATATCTTCGGCTACTTCGCTACGATCCCCTGTCAACATTACAGTATTTTTAATACCATATTTTTTCAG encodes:
- a CDS encoding lactate utilization protein; this encodes MDKNLGTIIKIKQDGMIKAFEQNNMQITFVDNFEQLHNYLKKYLCNHKTVALGGSMTLFETGVIDLIHQSDVLLHDRYQEGLEREQMQEIFRKAFTSDLFITSTNALTTNGCLYNVDGNGNRVAAMIYGPKEVVVIAGKNKIFDSEEEAINHIKSISAPANAVRLNKKTPCTKTGTCMNCLSADRICSSYVKLGYQGNINRIKIVIVDQDLGY
- the feoB gene encoding ferrous iron transport protein B, with translation MPTKTIALIGNQNCGKTTLFNALTGSNQHVGNFPGVTVEQKSGTIKKHPSIKLVDLPGIYSLTPYTMEEIVSTDFLIKEKPSMIINIIDATSIERNLYLTMQLLELNIPMILALNMMDEVISSGNSIDVEGLQQALGIRVIPLSASKNEGIEELIEAIETTLKENNCSHLDLCSGEIHKAIHSITHLIEDNAVKAKLPKRFAVTKIIEGDKDIIRQLHLDVQQLHIIKHIIEDMEEKEGLDKDAALVDMRYQVIENITRQTVFKEQETAGQVRSEKIDSILTHKYFGIPIFIVVMLMIFFLTFNVIGAPLQSLMEIAVDFIGSTIITFLTNHQVAPWLISLLRDGVIAGVGSVLSFLPLIVVLFFFLSMLEDSGYMARVAFVMDKLLRKIGLSGKSFVPMLIGFGCSVPAIMASRTLSSQRDRKMTIIVTPFMSCSAKLPIYGMIIAAFFSTKAPLVMITIYCIGILVAIFSALLLKATIFPGDPIPFVMELPSYRIPTAKNVIMHMWEKAKDFLKKAFTIIFIASLLIWFLQSFNFRFEMVTDSSKSILAYIGNKLSFIFAPLGFSDWRLSTSLITGITAKESVVSTLSVLTNSSSPDALYHALNTLLTPASAFAFLTFTVLYMPCVAAFAATKRELGSWLQAILTAGYQTGIAYVVAFIVYHLALLIS
- a CDS encoding FeoA family protein; amino-acid sequence: MTLDKLIPGMSGKVTIVHGEGLLRRRLLEMGLTPKTVVKVRKIAPMGDPIELYLRSYVLTIRKDDAAMIEVEVISDAN
- a CDS encoding MBL fold metallo-hydrolase → MEKVIILGTGNAGVKNCYNTCFALKNKNEYLLVDAGGGNGILKQLELAKIELSQITNMIVTHSHTDHVLGVVWIFRMVATKIKSGEYDGNFNIYCHDELVSTIKTIIKLTVQEKLYNLIDERIFINEVQDGQKITICEHLVTFFDIYSTKAKQFGFSIELDDGKLTCLGDEPFNELCYQYAVDSKWLLSEAFCLYQERDFFKPYEKYHSTVREASELAQTLNIKNLILYHTEEKNLSHRKKLYTDEAKQYFNGNIFVPDDLEEYRL